CAGGGCCAGCCCTGAACCGGCGCGCTACGAACGACGAACGCGAGGCGCGGGACTCGCTGGCAGAAGCCTTTCCCGACGAGATGGGAGGATTCGGTGGATCCGATCGAGAGGTTCAAGGAGCAGGCGAAGAAGACCTGGCCGTCGTTCCACGCGATGGAGATGCAGACCGCCGGGGCTGCGCCCAGGCTGGTCCGCTTCGCAGGGATCGGCAGGGGAGCGAACGTCCTCGACGTGGGATGCGGCACGGGCGTCGTGGCGCTCACCGCGGCCCGGGTCGGAGCGGAGGTGACGGGCGTCGATCTCACGCCGGAGCTGGTGGAGCGCGCCAAGAACAACGCGGCGCTGATGGGCTTTCCCGCGCGTTTCGTGGAAGGCGACGTAGAGGCGCTGCCGTTTCCGGATGCCGCGTTCGACGTGGTCGTCAGCCAGTTCGGGCACATCTTCGCGCCTCGTCCCGAGCTGGCGGTGAAGGAGATGCTCCGGGTGTTGAAGCCCGGCGGGACCATCGCGTTCTCGAGCTGGCCGCCCGAGCTCTACCTGGGGCGGTTCCTCGCGCTCACCGCGAGCTACTCACCGATTCCGCCGCCGGAGGGCATGTCGCCTCCGCCGCTCTGGGGCGATCCGCGGATCGTCCGCGAGAGGCTCGGCTCCGCCGTGAAGGATCTGGTCTTCGATCGCGACGTGCTCCGGATCCCCATCCTCAGCCCGCAGCACCTCCGCGTCTTCGGCGAGAAGAACCTGGGCCCGCTCTCGGCCCTCACGGCGAAGCTGGAGGAACAGGATCCGGCAAAGCTGGAGTTGCTGCGGCGGGAGCTGGAGGCGCTGGCCGGGCTCTATTTCGAAGACAACCACCTGCGCCAGGACTACCTGCTCACCCGGGCACGCAAGGCCTGAGCGAACCCTCTCCGGCCGGTAGAGCGGTGCGACCCGATTCTTGGGCCGCACCGACTCGCTCTTCTCCGCGTGCTCGGCCAGGGCCACGCGCCGGGAACGATTAGAGCTCGGCCTTGCGGTCCGAGTGATCCTGGCCGTCGAAGCGCAGGATCACGCTCTTGCCGTCGAAGCGCGTGTAGAGGTTCGCCGGCCGCCGCCAGAGCGACTGCAGGTTCTGCAGCGTGTGGCGCGCGTCGTCGAGCTTCAGGTCGATGCCGTCGTGCCGGTGCACGAGCAGGAGCTCCGAGCGGTTCTCGAAGTTGGCGTCGACCACCTCGATGATCGGCTGGCCGAAGTTCGTGAGCTGGTGGAGGAGCTTCTCCTTCACCGCCTTGAACTGCCGGCTCGCGATCTCCCAGGTCTGCCGCTTGTCGTTGTAGTCGAAGACGAAGAGCTTCTGGTCGATGCAGAACTCGGGCGTCAGGAACTCGTCGATGAAGGTGACGTCCGTGTAGTGCTTGCGGACCTCGAAGATCTTCTGCCGCCCGAGGCCGAGCTGCTTGTCCCACGTCTGGCGCTCGGCGAGGGAGTCGCAGGCCTCCCAATCCCTGC
The Vulgatibacter incomptus DNA segment above includes these coding regions:
- a CDS encoding class I SAM-dependent methyltransferase; translated protein: MDPIERFKEQAKKTWPSFHAMEMQTAGAAPRLVRFAGIGRGANVLDVGCGTGVVALTAARVGAEVTGVDLTPELVERAKNNAALMGFPARFVEGDVEALPFPDAAFDVVVSQFGHIFAPRPELAVKEMLRVLKPGGTIAFSSWPPELYLGRFLALTASYSPIPPPEGMSPPPLWGDPRIVRERLGSAVKDLVFDRDVLRIPILSPQHLRVFGEKNLGPLSALTAKLEEQDPAKLELLRRELEALAGLYFEDNHLRQDYLLTRARKA